One region of Urocitellus parryii isolate mUroPar1 unplaced genomic scaffold, mUroPar1.hap1 Scaffold_118, whole genome shotgun sequence genomic DNA includes:
- the LOC113190532 gene encoding relaxin-3, translating to MAKCTLLLLLALAVLAGQLWLVAEARAAPYGVKLCGREFIRAVIFTCGGSRWRRSGLLASEAMGDVFWDADTDADSLAGELDEAVGSNEWLALTKSPQALYGGQPSWQGTSGALRGSRDVLAGLSSNCCKWGCSKSEISSLC from the exons ATGGCCAAGTGcacgctgctgctgctgctggccctgGCGGTGCTGGCCGGGCAGCTGTGGCTGGTGGCCGAGGCCCGGGCAGCGCCCTACGGGGTGAAGCTTTGTGGCCGTGAATTCATCCGGGCGGTCATCTTCACCTGCGGAGGCTCGCGGTGGAGGCGGTCAGGCCTCCTGGCCTCCGAAGCTATGG GGGACGTATTCTGGGATGCAGACACTGATGCAGACAGCCTGGCAGGCGAGCTGGACGAAGCTGTGGGCTCCAATGAGTGGCTGGCCCTCACCAAATCTCCCCAGGCCCTCTATGGTGGTCAACCCAGCTGGCAGGGGACCTCTGGGGCTCTTAGGGGCAGTCGAGATGTCCTAGCCGGCCTCTCCAGCAACTGCTGCAAGTGGGGGTGCAGCAAAAGCGAAATCAGCAGCCTCTGCTAG
- the LOC144251599 gene encoding interleukin-27 receptor subunit alpha-like: MRGRGAARFWPGPKLQLLLPLFLLVPRARPLGGPGPLQCHGVEPLGNLNCSWEPLGDLGAPSMLHLQSQKYHSNRTRTVAVAAGQSWVTVPREQFTASDTLLVWGTKAGQVLWPPVLVNLETRMKPRAPRLRPEVDFSEDEPLEATVQWEPPTWPPHKVLICQFHYRRCPEVAWTPLEPELKTAPLTAIEIPDLELATRYEVSGRCRVDTEAELWGESSPVLSFQTLPSAPKDVWVSGNLCGPPGRQELLLLWKVSPGGIQGEMLRGPGPAPGQEHTSTCVSRLRDLTPGT; encoded by the exons ATGCGGGGGCGCGGGGCTGCCCGCTTCTGGCCTGGGCCAAAGCTCCAGCTGCTGCTTCCGTTGTTCCTGCTGGTCCCCCGAGCGCGTCCCCTGG GCGGCCCCGGGCCACTGCAGTGCCACGGAGTTGAACCTTTGGGGAACTTGAACTGCTCATGGGAACCTCTTGGGGACCTGGGAGCCCCCTCTATGCTGCACCTCCAGAGCCAGAAATA CCATTCCAACAGAACCCGGACCGTGGCGGTGGCCGCGGGGCAGAGCTGGGTGACGGTTCCTCGGGAGCAATTCACCGCGTCTGACACTCTGCTCGTCTGGGGGACCAAGGCAGGCCAGGTCCTCTGGCCCCCCGTCCTCGTCAACCTGGAAACCCGAA TGAAGCCCAGAGCCCCCCGGCTGCGTCCCGAGGTGGACTTTTCAGAGGACGAGCCCCTGGAGGCCACGGTGCAGTGGGAGCCGCCTACCTGGCCACCTCATAAGGTCCTGATCTGCCAGTTCCACTATCGAAGATGCCCAGAGGTGGCCTGGACGCCG CTGGAGCCCGAGCTGAAGACGGCACCGCTGACCGCCATCGAGATCCCAGACCTGGAGCTGGCCACCCGCTACGAGGTgtccggccgctgccgggtggacACAGAGGCCGAGCTGTGGGGCGAGAGCAGCCCGGTTCTGTCCTTCCAGACGCTGCCCTCTG CTCCAAAAGACGTGTGGGTGTCTGGGAACCTGTGTGGGCCCCCGGGCAGACAGGAGCTGCTGCTTCTGTGGAAGGTAAGCCCTGGGG GGATTCAGGGCGAGATGCTCCGGGGGCCTGGCCCAGCCCCTGGCCAGGAGCACACCTCCACCTGTGTCAGCCGCCTGAGAGACCTGACACCTGGCACAG